Proteins encoded within one genomic window of Epinephelus lanceolatus isolate andai-2023 chromosome 9, ASM4190304v1, whole genome shotgun sequence:
- the slc6a4b gene encoding solute carrier family 6 member 4b, translated as MPRQDSAVMAHQGSPNPGYSSNNAVPVPVITQTDSRDKWSKKMDFLLSVIGFAVDLGNVWRFPYVCYQNGGGAFLIPYILMAIFGGVPLFYMELALGQFHRTGAISIWKHICPIFKGIGYAICIIALYVSFYYNTIIAWALFYFYSSFSTILPWTNCDNVWNTPDCTNYFGMDNVTWTNKSRSPAEEFYTRNVLEIHKSSGLKNIGGVRWQLMLCLFLIFTIVYFSLWKGVKTSGKVVWVTATLPYIVLFILLIRGATLPGAWRGVVFYLKPQWGKLLETSVWVDAAAQIFFSLGPGFGVLLALSSYNPFTNNCYRDAIVTSLVNCLTSFVSGFVIFTVLGYMAEMRKVEVEDVARDKGPSLLFITYPEAIANMMGSTFFAIIFFVMMITLGLDSTFGGLEAIITAVLDEYPDHFSHRRELFVLGLVVVCFLGSLSTLTNGGAYVVKLLEEFGVGRSIIAVGFLEAIAVSWFYGIKRFSSDVQAMLGKSPGLFWKVCWVVISPAFLAYIIVSSLLKAPPLTLFDYQYPDWSITVGYIIDFSSFIWIPIYMVYKLVWTPGSLKQRLAVCLRPERTIPDIHADSLNMATVP; from the exons ATGCCCCGACAGGACTCAGCAGTCATGGCCCACCAAGGCTCCCCGAACCCCGGCTACAGCTCCAACAACGCGGTCCCGGTGCCGGTCATCACTCAGACGGACTCCCGGGACAAATGGAGCAAAAAAATGGATTTTCTCTTGTCTGTCATTGGCTTTGCGGTGGACCTGGGTAATGTTTGGAGATTTCCGTACGTATGTTATCAAAACGGTGGCG GTGCTTTCCTCATCCCCTACATTTTGATGGCCATCTTTGGTGGTGTGCCGCTCTTTTACATGGAGCTGGCACTGGGACAGTTCCACAGAACCGGAGCCATATCCATATGGAAACACATCTGTCCCATTTTCAAAG GTATAGGATATGCCATTTGTATCATTGCCCTCTATGTGTCCTTCTACTACAACACCATCATCGCCTGGGCCCTCTTCTACTTCTACTCCTCTTTCTCCACCATCTTGCCTTGGACAAACTGCGACAATGTGTGGAACACTCCCGACTGCACCAACTATTTTGGCATGGACAACGTCACCTGGACGAATAAATCCAGGTCTCCAGCAGAGGAATTTTACAC GAGGAATGTTCTTGAGATCCACAAGTCATCAGGGCTGAAAAACATCGGGGGTGTTCGCTGGCAGTTGATGCTCTgcctttttctcattttcaccATTGTATACTTCAGCCTGTGGAAGGGCGTGAAGACCTCAGGAAAG GTAGTGTGGGTGACGGCCACCTTGCCCTACATTGTGCTTTTCATCTTGCTAATTCGAGGCGCCACTCTGCCAGGAGCTTGGAGAGGTGTGGTGTTTTACCTGAAACCCCAGTGGGGGAAGCTGCTGGAGACCAGT GTGTGGGTggatgctgctgctcagataTTCTTCTCTCTGGGGCCCGGGTTCGGGGTGCTCCTGGCTCTGTCCAGCTACAACCCTTTCACAAATAACTGCTATCG TGATGCCATTGTGACCAGTTTGGTGAACTGTCTGACGAGCTTTGTGTCAGGATTTGTGATCTTCACGGTGCTGGGCTACATGGCAGAGATGAggaaggtggaggtggaggatgtAGCCAGGGATAAAG GACCAAGTTTACTCTTCATCACGTACCCAGAAGCCATTGCAAACATGATGGGTTCGACTTTCTTTGCAATCATCTTCTTTGTGATGATGATCACGTTGGGACTGGACAGCACG TTTGGTGGGTTGGAGGCGATCATTACTGCTGTGCTGGATGAATACCCAGATCATTTCTCTCACAGACGTGAACTCTTTGTCCTGGGCTTGGTAGTTGTCTGCTTTTTGGGTTCTCTAAGCACCCTTACAAAT GGTGGTGCCTATGTGgtgaagctgctggaggagTTCGGAGTAGGACGCTCCATCATAGCCGTGGGTTTCCTTGAGGCCATTGCAGTTTCCTGGTTCTACG GTATCAAAAGATTCAGCAGTGATGTTCAGGCCATGCTGGGCAAATCTCCAGGATTGTTCTGGAAGGTGTGCTGGGTTGTCATCAGTCCAGCATTTCTAGCG TATATTATAGTGAGCTCCCTGCTGAAAGCGCCTCCCCTCACGCTGTTCGACTATCAGTATCCTGACTGGAGCATCACAGTGGGGTACATCATTGACTTCTCATCCTTCATATGGATCCCCATCTACATGGTCTACAAGCTCGTGTGGACCCCTGGATCTCTCAAACAG AGGTTGGCGGTGTGTCTCAGACCAGAGAGGACCATACCAGACATCCACGCCGACAGCCTCAACATGGCCACTGTGCCATAG
- the ankrd13a gene encoding ankyrin repeat domain-containing protein 13A: MSTANVSEDLRGKFPLHAAVWENDYRTLEEQITLPQNDIEAVDPRGRTPLHLAVSLGHLESVRVLLRHGASVTKENSMNWTVLQEAVSTGDPEMVQLVLQRRDYLKASTALGGVPELLSKIRESPDFYMEMKWEFTSWIPLLSRVCPSDVCRIWKSGASLRVDATLLGFENMTWIRGRRSYIFRGDDSCAELMEVNHDDEVVDTERFNISQEMEDVTLESMQPAEQEVAKRLTTPIVNTYLDTKDIAFERNKSGIWGWRADKTEVVNGFEAKVFSVNNVNVVIRTRTEHLTDEEKARIKSERNILESLLGTVEQHISAQGDLTLEYATATNPTAITPEEYFDPDFDLGNRDIGRPIELSIRTQKFKGTLWMSEEHPLSLVEQVTPIIDLMARTSSHFARLRDFVTLKFPPGFPVKIEIPLFHVLNARITFGNVNKCSTEEEAKSTPAATPAATPAATPTSSGEDEEAAALPVFQVCPSVFEVPASYHRRGGSRHTPMSNNDEELLQYAIHQSLLESRRVPGQEGIWEDADGEFTDVMPSSQSDRSIPEGVLVEYGDTPSSVSSPSASSPDSELRLAMELSARAQEEEDRLRKQEEEELERILQLSLTEK; this comes from the exons ATGTCCACGGCTAACGTTAGCGAAGACCTCCGAGGGAAGTTTCCCCTGCATGCCGCAGTGTGGGAGAATGACTACAGGACGCTGGAGGAACAAATAACGTTACCACAG AATGACATTGAGGCTGTGGATCCCAGAGGTCGGACACCTCTGCACCTGGCTGTGTCGCTTGGGCACCTGGAATCCGTAAGAGTCCTTCTGAGACACGGTGCTTCAGTGACTAAAGAAAACAGCATGAATTGGACAG tGCTACAGGAGGCAGTCAGCACCGGAGATCCAGAGATGGTTCAGTTAGTGCTTCAACGCAGAGACTACCTCAAAGCCTCCACTGCTCTGGGAGGAGTGCCTGAGCTGCTGTCAAAGATCCGAGAG TCACCAGACTTCTATATGGAAATGAAGTGGGAATTCACCAGTTGGA TCCCTCTTCTGTCCCGGGTCTGTCCAAGTGATGTTTGCCGCATTTGGAAAAGTGGCGCCAGCCTGCGAGTGGATGCCACTCTCCTAGGCTTTGAAAACATGACTTGGATCAGGGGGCGCAGAAGCTACATCTTCAGAGGAGATG ATTCATGTGCAGAGTTGATGGAGGTGAACCACGACGATGAAGTAGTGGACACTGAACGCTTCAACATATCTCAAGAAATGGAGGACGTCACGCTCGAGTCAATGCAGCCAGCCGAACAGGAAGTTGCCAAAAGGTTAACCACTCCTATTGTCAACACCTACTTGGACACCAAGGATATTGCTTTTGAGAG gAACAAGTCCGGGATTTGGGGCTGGAGAGCTGACAAAACTGAAGTCGTCAATGGATTTGAAGCAAAG GTTTTCAGTGTGAACAATGTAAATGTGGTAATCAGGACAAGGACAGAACATCTTACAGATGAAGAGAAAGCCCGGATAAAAA GTGAAAGGAACATCTTGGAGTCTCTGCTTGGGACTGTGGAGCAGCACATAAGTGCACAAGGG GACCTGACTCTTGAGTATGCAACTGCCACCAATCCCACTGCCATAACTCCTGAGGAATACTTTGATCCTGACTTTGACCTGGGGAACAGAGACATCGGCCGACCCATTGAACTAAGCATTCGAACACAGAA GTTCAAAGGTACACTGTGGATGAGTGAGGAACATCCTCTGTCCCTGGTGGAGCAGGTGACCCCCATTATTGACCTCATGGCTCGGACCAGTTCCCATTTTGCACGGCTACGGGACTTTGTAACTCTGAAGTTTCCCCCTGGGTTCCCTGTTAAAATAG AGATTCCCCTGTTTCATGTGCTGAATGCCAGGATTACATTTGGTAATGTCAATAAATGTAGTACAGAAGAGGAGGCGAAATCAACGCCAGCAGCAACGCCAGCAGCAACGCCAGCAGCCACACCAACATCCTCaggagaagatgaagaagcTGCAG CACTGCCTGTGTTTCAAGTGTGTCCTTCAGTGTTTGAAGTGCCCGCCAGTTACCACCGCAGAGGAGgcagcagacacacacccaTGTCCAACAACGACGAGGAGCTTTTGCAGTACGCCATCCATCAGAGTCTGCTGGAGTCTCGCAGAGTGCCGGGCCAG GAGGGGATTTGGGAAGACGCTGATGGGGAATTTACTGATGTAATGCCCAGTAGCCAGAGTGACAG GAGTATCCCAGAGGGGGTGCTAGTGGAATACGGAGACACCCCCAGCTCTGTCAGCTCCCCCTCTGCCTCAAGCCCCGACTCAGAGCTCCGCCTGGCCATGGAGCTCTCTGCACGGGCccaggaggaagaggacaggttgaggaagcaggaggaggaggagctggagaggatCTTGCAGCTATCTCTCACTGAGAAGTAA